One segment of uncultured Desulfovibrio sp. DNA contains the following:
- the metG gene encoding methionine--tRNA ligase: protein MNSFFITTPIYYVNAKPHLGHAYTTVVADAMARYHKLIGEDTMFLTGTDEHGDKIVQAAEKQGQTPKEFVDDISGRFRALWPKLDVANDRFVRTTDPEHISAVQAFLQKVYDAGDIYFGEFGGHYCYGCERFYTEKELENGLCPQHLTKPEFISEKNYFFRMSKYLPWLKEHIEANPSFIRPERYRSEVLAMLESGALEDLCISRPKSRLTWGIELPFDKDYVCYVWFDALLNYISALNWPDGEDFKKFWPGEHLVAKDILKPHAVFWPTMLKSAGLPLYEHLNVHGYWLVRDTKMSKSLGNVVEPSDMAHRFGPDAFRYFLLREMHFGSDASFSEDALVGRINADLANDLGNLFSRVLSMTAKYFGSRVPMPKALQEDDKAIADLCANSMRNFVQLFGNVQFAQGLESLWELVRALNKYVDTQAPWALYKQGNMERLATVMYVMLAAMRKTALCLWPVMPVASGKMLAQLGQQVQDGQPPVANVEDEIAHFEGLEPGIQVAEGSNLFPRIEVKKEGADSKEPKAQKKDKQAEKAQEKAAPKQAAAEQGGAEAPVAKPNVEFDQFKALDLRVGTVKVAEKHPNADRILRLEIDFGEGELRQILSGLAEHYAPEDIVGKRVCAVLNLAPRKIRGLVSHGMVLTAGTDSALGLLAVDRDVPDGSEIA, encoded by the coding sequence GTGAACAGCTTTTTCATCACAACGCCCATCTATTACGTCAATGCCAAGCCCCATCTGGGGCATGCCTATACCACTGTGGTTGCCGATGCCATGGCCCGCTACCACAAGCTGATTGGCGAGGACACCATGTTCCTCACCGGTACAGACGAGCACGGCGACAAGATTGTTCAGGCGGCGGAAAAACAAGGCCAGACTCCCAAGGAGTTTGTGGACGATATCAGCGGTCGCTTCCGCGCGCTGTGGCCCAAGCTTGACGTTGCCAACGACCGTTTTGTGCGCACCACCGATCCCGAGCACATCAGCGCCGTGCAGGCCTTTTTGCAAAAGGTCTATGACGCGGGCGACATCTATTTTGGCGAGTTTGGCGGGCATTACTGCTACGGCTGCGAGCGGTTCTATACCGAAAAAGAACTGGAAAACGGCCTCTGCCCCCAGCACCTGACCAAGCCGGAATTTATCAGCGAGAAGAACTACTTCTTCCGCATGTCCAAGTATCTGCCCTGGCTCAAGGAGCACATCGAGGCCAATCCTTCGTTTATCCGGCCCGAGCGCTACCGCAGCGAAGTGCTGGCCATGCTCGAATCCGGCGCGCTGGAAGACCTGTGCATCTCGCGCCCCAAATCGCGCCTGACATGGGGCATTGAGCTGCCCTTTGACAAGGATTACGTCTGCTACGTGTGGTTTGACGCGCTGCTCAACTACATCAGCGCGCTGAACTGGCCCGATGGCGAAGATTTTAAAAAGTTCTGGCCCGGCGAACATCTGGTTGCCAAAGATATCCTCAAGCCCCACGCCGTATTCTGGCCCACCATGCTCAAATCTGCGGGCCTGCCGCTGTATGAGCATCTGAATGTCCACGGCTACTGGCTTGTGCGCGACACCAAGATGTCAAAGTCGCTTGGCAATGTTGTGGAACCGAGCGATATGGCCCATCGCTTCGGGCCGGACGCATTCCGCTATTTCCTGCTGCGCGAAATGCACTTTGGTTCTGACGCCAGCTTTAGCGAAGACGCCCTTGTGGGCCGCATCAACGCCGACCTTGCCAATGACCTTGGCAACCTGTTCAGCCGCGTGCTTTCCATGACGGCCAAGTATTTCGGCAGCCGCGTTCCCATGCCCAAGGCGCTTCAGGAGGACGACAAGGCCATTGCCGACCTGTGCGCCAACTCCATGCGCAACTTTGTGCAGCTTTTTGGCAACGTGCAGTTTGCCCAGGGGCTTGAATCCCTGTGGGAGCTCGTGCGCGCCCTGAACAAATATGTGGACACCCAGGCCCCCTGGGCGCTCTACAAGCAGGGCAACATGGAGCGCCTCGCAACCGTCATGTACGTCATGCTGGCGGCCATGCGCAAAACCGCGCTCTGCCTCTGGCCCGTCATGCCCGTAGCCTCTGGCAAAATGCTGGCCCAGCTCGGGCAGCAGGTGCAGGACGGACAGCCCCCGGTTGCCAATGTGGAAGACGAAATTGCCCATTTTGAAGGCCTTGAACCCGGCATTCAGGTGGCGGAAGGCTCCAACCTGTTCCCGCGCATTGAAGTGAAAAAAGAAGGCGCGGACAGCAAGGAACCCAAGGCTCAAAAGAAGGACAAGCAGGCGGAAAAAGCGCAGGAAAAAGCCGCGCCCAAGCAGGCTGCAGCAGAGCAGGGCGGGGCAGAAGCCCCCGTGGCCAAGCCCAATGTGGAATTTGACCAGTTCAAGGCTCTGGATCTGCGTGTAGGCACGGTGAAGGTGGCGGAAAAGCATCCCAATGCCGACCGCATTCTGCGGCTTGAAATTGACTTTGGCGAAGGAGAACTGCGTCAGATTCTTTCCGGCCTGGCAGAGCACTATGCGCCGGAAGATATAGTAGGTAAACGCGTGTGCGCAGTGCTGAACCTTGCCCCGCGCAAGATACGCGGCTTGGTTTCGCACGGCATGGTGCTTACGGCCGGAACCGACAGCGCGCTCGGTCTGCTTGCTGTAGACCGCGACGTGCCTGACGGCAGCGAAATAGCATAA